Below is a genomic region from Microbacterium sp. KUDC0406.
GCTGTGAAGATGCGCTGCACCTGGCGGGTGCTCATCCGGTGCCGTGCGGCCAGCTCGTTCAGTGGCCCTGCCGAGCGCACCGCATCGCGCGCCAGCAGTCGCGCAGCCGGATGCGTCGGATAGACCACGGGGAAGCGCGGGCGCGTGAGGTTCTCGAGCACGGCGCCCAGCGCACGGCGGAACGGCAGCACCTGCTCGGGAGTCGGCGGCGCCGCCACGAGCACGGTGGTCATGAGCTCGACGACGGCGGGCACGACGCCCAGCATCCTCACCGGTGCGGCCGGAGCCGCGTGGTCGTCGAGGAGCGGGCCCAGCACCATCCCGCCGTCGTGCACGCGCAGGGCGTGCGGAACGCGCGGCTGCAGCCACACCGCCTCATGCCGTCGCAGCGCGATCTCGGCGCCGTCCGCGACGAGCGTCGCCGAGCCCGAGACGACGTACACCAGGTGGGGTTCGTCGTGGACGTGCTCCTCGTGCCCGAGGAAGCGGATGGCATTCTCCGCGACGACGGATCCGAGCGCGGCGATCGGCATGGTCCCCTCCGGGAGATGTCCTGTCCGTCACCGACGATGTCGCATCCGTCACGGGACGACAAACTTGTAAGAATAGGCTTACCTTACCTGATCTGCGTACGTCTCCCGAGGTGACCTCATGCCCTTCCCCGCATCCGCGCGCGCCCTGGCGGCGCTCCCGCTCGCCGCTGTCCTGCTGCTCGCGTCCTGCGCGTCCACGCCCGCCGAGGGCGACGACAAGCCCGCCGCCAAGACCGGCGTGAGCACGTCCGCGCACACGGTGAAGACCGACTACGGAGACGTGAAGATCCCCGCAAGCCCGCAGCGCGTGGTGGTGCTCAACTACGCCCTGGCCGGCTATCTCTACGATCTCGACGTGCCGGTCACCGCGACGATCCCGGAGGATGCCGACGGCACCGGCGAGTACTCCGACTTCTGGGCCGACGATGCGAAGGCCGACAGCACCGAGTTCCTGCCGTGGAGCGTCGACGGCTTCGACCTCGAGGCGATCCTCGCGCTCGACCCCGACCTGATCATCGGCGGCGGCTGGGGCTTCCCGCTGTTCCAGGCGGCGCAGGTGTACGACGATCTCAGCGACATCGCCCCCACCGTGCTGGTCAGCGGGAAGTACAGGAACTGGCAGGAGCAGTTCGAGTTCCTCGCCGTCGACGTGTTCGAGCAGGACGACGTCTACACCGACGCCGTCGAGCAGTACGACGCGCGCGTCGACGAGGTCGCGGACGCGATCACCCCGCCCGAGGGGCCGACCGCCACCCTGGCGATGACCGCCGACCAGACGACCTACGTCTACTACGCCGACGAGGCGCTCACCGGAGTGCTGGACTCGGTCGGCATCGAGACCGATCCGTCGTTCACGCCCGACGGGTACAAGCCGTACACCGATGGCGGTGACATGTTCGAGCTGTCGACCGAGCAGGCCGGGCAGGTGCTGACGCAGCCGACGGTCTTCGTCACGGGCTTCAACGGCGCCCCCGTCGACGTCGCCACGCTGAACGAGAACGCCGTCTTCGCCGCTCTGCCCGCCTTCCATGACGAGACCGCCTACGACCTGCCGTACTGGGTGAGCCGCGCCGACTTCCACGAGACGATGGCGCTGCTCGACCTGCTCGAGGAGATGTTCGGCTGACATGGGGCACCGCGCATTCACCTCGCATCCGCTCGTCGTGCGCCGCGTGGCGGTGCGCCGCGTCGAGGACGTCACGCCGCGCATGCGCCGCGTGATCGTCGGCGGAGAGCAGCTCGGCCCGATCGTCGCTGCCGGCCACGAGCAGCGCGCCTTCG
It encodes:
- a CDS encoding helix-turn-helix domain-containing protein, translated to MPIAALGSVVAENAIRFLGHEEHVHDEPHLVYVVSGSATLVADGAEIALRRHEAVWLQPRVPHALRVHDGGMVLGPLLDDHAAPAAPVRMLGVVPAVVELMTTVLVAAPPTPEQVLPFRRALGAVLENLTRPRFPVVYPTHPAARLLARDAVRSAGPLNELAARHRMSTRQVQRIFTAETGYPFARWRTRARLNAAVAHILGGGEVTSAARVAGFATRAGLIRALSRETGVPTARIADDPAGALAA
- a CDS encoding ABC transporter substrate-binding protein — its product is MPFPASARALAALPLAAVLLLASCASTPAEGDDKPAAKTGVSTSAHTVKTDYGDVKIPASPQRVVVLNYALAGYLYDLDVPVTATIPEDADGTGEYSDFWADDAKADSTEFLPWSVDGFDLEAILALDPDLIIGGGWGFPLFQAAQVYDDLSDIAPTVLVSGKYRNWQEQFEFLAVDVFEQDDVYTDAVEQYDARVDEVADAITPPEGPTATLAMTADQTTYVYYADEALTGVLDSVGIETDPSFTPDGYKPYTDGGDMFELSTEQAGQVLTQPTVFVTGFNGAPVDVATLNENAVFAALPAFHDETAYDLPYWVSRADFHETMALLDLLEEMFG